Proteins from one Clostridium cellulovorans 743B genomic window:
- a CDS encoding radical SAM protein: MKILENCTICPRACAVNRINGEKGFCLGKDTVKVARVSLHHWEEPCISGDKGSGTVFFSNCNLRCIFCQNHQISQDNVGKEITISRLSDIFIEQQERGAHNINLVTPTHYAFQIIEALALAKDKGLNIPIIYNSNGYEETDTIKALNGYIDVYLPDLKYYDDKYALKYSKAPNYFEKASKAIEEMFNQVGEAQFDENGLIKKGIIIRHMLLPTLIFDSKKIIDYIIDTFDDKVYVSLMNQYTPMYNAKDYPEINKSVKSKVYDALIDYAIDKGLTKGFIQESGTSTSDFTPDFDLRNV; encoded by the coding sequence ATGAAAATACTTGAAAATTGCACTATCTGCCCTAGGGCTTGTGCTGTAAATAGAATCAATGGTGAAAAAGGATTTTGCCTTGGAAAAGATACTGTTAAGGTAGCTAGAGTTTCCCTTCATCACTGGGAAGAACCATGTATTTCTGGTGATAAGGGTTCAGGAACTGTATTTTTCTCAAACTGTAATCTACGTTGTATTTTTTGTCAAAATCATCAGATAAGTCAAGACAATGTGGGAAAAGAAATTACTATCTCTAGATTAAGTGATATATTTATTGAACAACAAGAAAGAGGGGCTCACAATATAAATCTTGTAACTCCAACTCATTATGCTTTCCAAATAATTGAGGCTTTAGCTCTTGCAAAAGATAAAGGACTAAATATTCCAATAATTTACAACAGCAATGGCTATGAGGAAACTGATACTATAAAAGCCTTAAATGGTTATATTGACGTTTATCTTCCAGACTTGAAATATTATGATGATAAATACGCCTTAAAATACTCTAAGGCTCCAAATTATTTTGAGAAGGCTTCAAAAGCTATAGAAGAGATGTTTAATCAAGTAGGCGAGGCTCAGTTTGACGAAAATGGATTAATCAAAAAAGGTATAATAATTAGGCATATGCTTTTACCTACACTTATTTTTGATTCAAAAAAGATAATAGATTATATAATAGACACCTTTGATGATAAGGTTTATGTGAGCTTAATGAACCAATATACCCCTATGTATAATGCGAAAGACTATCCTGAAATAAATAAATCTGTAAAATCCAAAGTTTATGATGCTCTAATCGATTACGCCATAGATAAGGGACTTACTAAAGGTTTTATACAGGAATCGGGAACTTCAACTTCTGATTTCACTCCTGATTTTGATTTAAGAAATGTTTAG